Below is a window of Littorina saxatilis isolate snail1 linkage group LG2, US_GU_Lsax_2.0, whole genome shotgun sequence DNA.
actgacgcttttcatgcacctcccgctgttagtttgcctctctctatggattatattatgaagctgttgaaaacatgcagagattgtactctccaaggaaagatcaatgggacgatcatttgaaggtgattgggaaaacttgtcttgaggccatttagggttgaaaactcaacagcgaattactgatataacgaactaaaatgtatctcccttgagattcgttgtacccggactccactgtatttGTTGTATCTCACATTCTCAGGAttttggttcaatagaaaaTTGGTTGTTACTGTTCATGGAATAAGTCAGCTCCTTGAAAGATTCTAAATGCCACATGAAAAGGGCAACAAAATGTCATGTCTGTTCCACTTCTAGGCATTAATGATCAGTTTATGGTATGAAACACTGAGAAAGCAGTGGTGAAAAATTACAAGTGTTAAAAAATACAGGCAGTCATTAACTGTTCACAAAGAGATCTATTTGTTCTCAACAACCAAAACCAGCAGCGATGGAGGTAACAAACAGAAGAAAAGTAGTTCATCAGCATGGGTCATGCATGTGGAACATGTCTTTTCTGCCATGaagtctctttttcttcagcCAAGTATATCAGAAATATGTGCTAAACTGTCGTTCAGACCTGACTGGTTCaattttggagggggggggggggggggggggggagtcacaACATGTTTTGCAAACCCTGAAACCAATTCACATGATGTCTGTAACATCATGAACCTCAATTTTTCTCTGGTAGGCTTTCAGTCCCTTGCCTCCTTGGTACTTGTCTCGAATCTTGCGGTAGAAgtagacgaagaagaagagaaggttGTCGTACTCGTTGAGGTATGTAGCGCCCAGCACATCCTCATGGTACTCTCGCACGAAATGGTAGATGGCTTCAATGGTGGACAGAAAGGTCGTAGGGAGACCCTCCTGGCACCGCCAAAACTGAGTCTCATGGCTGTGCATTTGCACTCGACGCAGATCTGGAAAAAATTGGCAGAAAGGCTGAAAACTTCCGCAGCAACAAGACAGCTGCAGTGTTGTTAGGTATTTTGATCTGGATGGTGTTGACTGCACAAGCCAATTATGGCTGTTGTCAGACTGTACAACAGCTACTCTCTGAGAAAAACAATCCTGCCATCCGAAATGcaatgcagacctgtttaccctaaacctgaggcaagagtactttttcaaaaagttaagtgtatttttcaaaaagttggtgtactttgcaagcaaagccatatgggctaggcaAAACGTACGTGGgccgtgggtgcaaacgtgtttgtgtaagaatagcatgtcttgtgactgacttacttgacttattcctgtagactccctgtggagcatagggccacaacatgtcttgtgaacatcttcagaatttaactccttccgatacaacagggataaaacaattttatttacctgtcagtttataacattataaccagtgtcttccaagcagattgataatgaaaagatgaagttcgtgaaataacatctgcggttgacagtggcaagttcatttttacaatcatctcagaaaacattgcttcagcacggactacagccttttcttctggcaggatttgctttgcggtaATGAACTtaataattccttggcagctttcagcggatttctttgcagcaaccttgtccatgtgagttttggaactgcagtgtcattcgatgtcatatttcccagcatggacaacggagaaatctgatttacaatacttgcagtgtgcatgactttttcccatagtagactccacaattcctggctctttcttatatatttctccaagaaaatctgctgcttctgctgtttagacttggtacagtcatccgaaactgtcacattttaccgcttcattttgccacgattgtccagacgatcgcacgtgccaacaactgaacaaggtttccacagctgaagactcgctgtcatagttatctcccttagaccgaaaccggtatcagttgtaccatcccgtaatcagcacaccaacaccggaaaacgtattctagactttttcttatgcgtattttgtgcgtgtgtcgcgtatttgcgtactgataataatttggcgtacaaaatacgcccaaatcgtactggtaaacaggtctggcaATGTATTTTTAAGTTTAACTAATTCATCCATCAAGTATATTTTTGTGCAGTGAATCACCATCACTTTTAGCATCcacaaaagaaataaagaattTAGTCCAAAGATCATAAAGAAAAATGAGCATAACATTTACAAGTTGATTCTATCGAGTTTTCAGAAAATATCTATAAAACGCTGACCGCCCTTCAAAATGGAGTGACAAACACATTttgatgaaaacacacacacacacacacacacgatggtACCTTTCAATCGTTCATCAGTGATGATGTTTTTGGTTTGATTCCAGGTGCAGTCGATGAAGACAGCGCGCTCAAATGGAGGGGTGACAATCCTCATGCGTTTTACGTCCACCAGATCCTCCTGGCTCTCAGCCATACGCTTACCTGCAAATCCCATTACTGTATTCAAATGAACAaatagcgaacgacgaagaagaagaagaagaagaaatgaacaaatgaatgCAGAACGAAGAAAATATGTAAGAAAGGAGAAAATGAAACATAAAAGAAAGACAAATCAATacaacaaaccacacacacactatactgTGATACAGAGGCTAACTTGCATGGTAAGATCGTGTCATGGTGTAAAGGAGGGCATCTCTACAAACTAAAAGAAACTGATCAATTTTGAAACAAATTTTGGATGAACAATAATAAACGCACACTCCCCCTCTAAAATTATTTTACAGCAAATGCACTGGCTGTTTTAAGTACCCGAAAAGCTGTACATCCCTCATCAATATTTCTAAtgcatccttcttcttcttcttctttgttcatgggctgaaactaccACGTTCACTCACGTTTTTGCATGCATATTAGGAGGCCGATTCTTACCACTATGCCACTGCGCCCATCCTAATGTATCCAATCCTCATTTTATAGGTGTTGATATATATCTATGGCTTTAGCCAAGAAAGTTCTACTGCAAAATGATCACCCTCTTCCCCTGGCCATCCAACTATCACAACATATACCACGCATCTCTTCAAAACACACTAgtcactcttcttcttcttccgtattAATGGGCTGCGACACTCATAGTCATAGGCACATGTGGGCTGTAATGCGTATGGATGTTCccaaccaacccccccccccccccccccccccccccccccatcatttTTGCAGTCATACTCCAATTCcgagggaagcatgctggaaGATTTCACGTTTCTTTTAACCCATCAAACTccgacatagattacaggatcattTTCATGTGTACTTCGTCTTccgcttgcatgtacacacgaagggagataagacactaccaggtctgcacataagttgacctgggagatcagaaaaatgtCGACCTTTAACCCACCAGTCGCGGTCGGATTACAAACCCCGAATCTTCCACATGGAAGGCTGACGTCCTTACCACTCACTAGGCTATTCGCCCGTCTACCAGAGTTATTAAATTCCTGGCGCCGGCACAGTTTGCGTCCAGTGAACAtgttatttcatttcatttttacatttagtcaagttttgactaaatgttttaacatagaggtggaatcgagacgagggtcgtggtgtacgtgtgtctgtgtgtgtgtgtgtgtgtgagtgtgtctgtgcgtgtgtatgtgtagagcgattcagagtaaactactggaccgatctttatgaaattttacatgagagttcctgggtatgatatccccagacatatttttcattttttcgataaatgtcttttatgacgtcatatccggctttttgtaaaagttgaggcggcactgtcacaccttcatttttcaatcaaattgattgaaattttggccaagcaatcttcgacgaaggccggacttcagtgttgcatttcagcatggaggcttaaaaattaattgatgactttggtcattaaaaatccgaaaattgtaattaaaattatttttttataaaacgatccaaaagtacttttattttattcttcatcatgttctgattcaaaaaacatataaatatgttatattcggattaaaaacaagctctgaaaattaaaaatataaaaattatgattaaaaataaatttccgaaatcgttttaaaaacaatttcatcttattccttgtcggttcctgattccaaaaacatatagatatgatatgtttggattaaaaacacgctcagaaagttaaaacgaagagaggtacagtaaagaaacaggctcgtcactttcactgccttttgcactagcggcggactacggtcattgtgaaaaaatgcagtgcgttcagtttcattctgcgagttccacagcttgactaaatcaaaatgtagtaatttcgccttacgcgacttgtttattatcccattgctgggaaaccTGTGTTGCTTCCTCCCAGCGGAAAGGCAGCAGGCTACTCAAGAATGTGCATGTTTAAGTGTCATCAGCCACCTGTACTTCCAGccaaggtcttttacatgcTACTGTGATGACACAGGGGTGAGACATGGATTCTTTCTCTTAGGCATCATATCAACTCGACCCCTCCCAGCCTGGATTCCAACCTGTGATTTgaggatcacaagtcaagtgctctaccaactgacctaccaTCCCCCCTGTACTACTGGCTACACCCATTTCTAAACTCCACAGACTCATCAGATCTCACATCAAACGCCTGTCAGCATGCAATACCTACCCGAGTTGTTCAAATCCTGTGGCTGGCAGAGAACCGTCTGCAGGTAGGAGTAAGTGCTGGTAGGCTGCACGTTGGCACTGGGCCCTGCTTGGGGGTAGTAGGCGTTGGTCCAGATGGTCTGCAGGTCAGCATACGTGGAGGAGGTGGAGATGTCTGTGTAACCACTGGAGTGTAACTGATCTGGACGAGGCGTGTGCAGACCACTTTCAGTTGTGGCCGAGGAGGTGTTGTTGATCATGGTGTTGACGGGGTCGTTGTCTGCGCTGCTGGTACCCGGTGGCATTGTCATGATGCTGCTTTGATTGCTGCTGTTATAGCTGAGTGCCAGATCTCGCAGTGTGCGCGCCTCTTTGCAGGGAAACACCAAGACCACCTATCACAAGACAAGAACAGTTTTAATTCACTGACTCTGCCAACAGTTTTACTGCTGTTATAGCTGAGTGCCAGATCTCGCAGTGTGCGCGCCTCTTTGCAGGGAAACACCAAGACCACTTATCACAAGACAAGAACAGTTTTAATTCACTGACTCTGCCAACAGTTTTACTGCTGTTATAGCTGAGTGCCAGATCTCGCAGTGTGCGCGCCTCTTTGCAGGGAAACACCAAGACCACCTATCACAAGACAAGAACAGTTTTAATTCACTGACTCTGCCAACAGTTTTACTGCTGTTATAGCTGAGTGCCAGATCTTGCAGTGTGCGCGCCTCTTTGCAGGGAAACACCAAGACCACTTATCACAAGACAAGAACAGTTTTAATTCACTGACTCTGCCAACAGTTTTACTGCTGTTATAGCTGAGTGCCAGATCTCGCAGTGTGCGCGCCTCTTTGGAGGGAAACACCAAGACCACCTATCACAAGACAAGAACAGTTTTAATTCACTGACTCTGCAAACAGTTTTACTCTCCATAAGTAACCACACCCAACCCAACCCCCGCCATTGCCTTTTTATGATGTGTTTCTACATTGATTTGCTTTCTTGTTTGATTCCTGGTTTTTGTAAATCAGAAGTATTTTCACCTCACACCGCACAGACATAGTGACAATTTAGACAGTACATCAAAGCCTTGCATGAGTGGTGCATCAAAGTCAATATCATTAACAGCACCAACACATCTTCTTACAGAAACAAGTTACATGAAATCTCCAGTAAAGATACCATTACAACTTAGCCAACTTTTTGGCCTCACTTTCAAAATTGGATCTTAATTAAACGCCTGGAACTTGAGCATAATTATAAATGCCCAACAGCTACTCACCTTTTCTCTGTCATAATCTGGGATGCAGGGAAAGGTGTAGACAGTAACATCTTCTGGGGCCATTACAACAGCATGTGGACATGTGCTCTTTCCATCAGATTCGCTCTGGTGTTTGATGATGTCAATCTTTATTGGAAGCTGCAAATGAAATATGCACAGGATAAATAAATCTTCAGAAGCAAACAAAATATGTGCTCTCCTCACCTGAATTGCATTGGGGTTAGATTATGTTGGCCTCTCAGGTTATGTGAAAGCTTTGAACAAAATACATCCAGCATATAAGCTTTGATATGGCACAGTGGAAATATGATTATGACTTTTCTTGCAAATTCAGAACTTTATCCCACAGGGTTAGAcagtataagatgtttggtgggaTGCTGTCAGATcagtttttttgttggtcctcgggaaGCATAttgtcttctgtttcatctttatcgaccgagGCGACAAGGCTCAGGTTGACTGAAATGTAACAGAAGCTGATATGCTCCCTGAGGACCAACACAAATTTGCTGGTCTGACAAGAAGCGACAAAACAtcttttttgtcatcatttttgcAGTGCAAAAGTACGCACAATCATTAACAGGGAGCTTATGTTGTGAacgtaattttttttaattcaattcaGGGCCCAATGCCCGTGAGAAGTTCAAGCGATCACCTCATACTTGTATGTCACGACAAACGTTAACTTTGCGTTGCTTTTCTTAGTCTAAAAATGATCACATTCACAGCTGTCATCATCTACAtgtgtgtgagttcagtaagttttTAGCATGtgccttttcttttaagtgttttaaGACTTTTTATTGCGCAATTTGTGATGGCACAGCTAAGTTGCAAATTCACCATTAGTCGTCGCGGTAGTGAGTCTTTACAATCGTTGTCATCGGACACatgaatccaaagccgcgatggttatTTTTATGGCTGATTATGCTTGCTCATATGATGTCACTGTGAATAATGTATAACAGTTTTTCAGCTTACTGATTAACAATAACAGACTCTTTGAGTCTTCCAGCTGTTGTAAAGTGATTCTAATGCTGCAAGATACTGAAGGGTGTCTTGTTTCTACAGTGTCAATTTGTTTCTTAGTTAAATACAGAACTTCCTTAATTATATTCACTGACCTTAACTCTTGGAAGCTTGTCCTGAATCTGTGGGTTGGGCGTGCAGCAAGTATAGCAGAAAAACTTGCGTGACTTGAGGCAGTTCTTGCACTTGTGCCTGGACTCTGTTGTGTCCAGAAATGCTGGATCATCAATGGCCAAGTCAGGAAATGGATCTTCAACCATCTgcatcaataacaacaacaaatttaaAATGGTATTCATCAGAAAAGTAAAAATAATACAATcgaaaattttagtaataaattttcatttgattaaccTTTTAACTACCAAGTTTATTGTTCTGTAGAATCCCTCAGCTCCCAAGTTATTTTGAGCAGAGACGGTCAAAAACGGGTATGCGTGTTTAAATTATTATTACTCAGTTTCTCTTTGTcagattgataaaaaaaaattggtatgTTATTGGATAGGGATCAAACTTCAAAGAgtgtgtgttcttcttcttggtggtATGTATGTCGCAGTGTTATCATGATTTATGTACCTGTTTACCTGTCAATAAAGTTGAAACAATTACGCTTACTTGTTGCTCCGGTATATCATCCGTTTCGCTGTCACTTGTTGATATTCATTGAACAATCAAAGTAGGTCAGATCAGCAGTGTTCACAGAAATGCTGATGTCGAAGCCAGAATCTTCTAATTGATGTCTATTTTCGTGGAGATAATCAAGCATAGTCATGAAATCAGGATCACTGTCATCTGAATCCATGTCGGCACCAAGCGCCCAAAAGATTTGGTGAAAAAAGATCGATTGTAACTCTCACAGAGATCGAAAGCACATGGGGAAAAAACAAGGCGGAAGTGAGACAATCCCACAATGCATTTGCAACCGTCTTATTACTACTGCTCGCGCACAACAACCGCAAACAACCGAAACAGACGCTACACCGGCGAGGGGCGGTATCGGGCGGTATGGGAATAGCGGCAATGGCGGAAGACGGGCGGTATCGGGCGGTATGGTAGTTAAAAggttaatatacttacccaactcacgtatagcatatagcaatttacttcagtttagtgctagaacgctgtactacgcatcaccttggtaacaagggaggcaactctaaaAAAAAGAACGACCCTGACCTATAAACAGGATATAGGCCAGACCGAGGCTGCCTTCCTACTTGCGCGCGCATACACTGCGCGGCCATATTGAATCATTCCCACTGAAGCGGATAAaccccttcttttttttcgagaAAATCTTAATAGCGGGGTAGGAGGGAGGGAattaacgatgtgagttgggtaagtatattaatgaaatgaaaatttattactacaATTttctattaaattacatatcttatcccaactcacatagcagattgctaatgcAGGTGGTGGGATGCTCACTCTATGAGCTAGGCAATAATTGGCCCTGCTGCTACCATTGCTGGTAGCGCATTGGAACCGTCCTGTCACGCGCTGGAAATGTCGCGCGCTGGAAATGTCGCGCAGGTAGAGGTTGATAAAGACGCCCTCCGATCTCCAGTAGGCGGAGTCAAGGACTTCAGATAATCTTCCCGATTTTAGCACCAACTTAGATATGTCCTTATCTACCTTTGTGTTCAAATACGATAAGAGTAGCTTTTGCTTGTGATCTTAAACCCCTTGTGTGAGACAGGAAAGAGCATAGTGATCTAACTGGTCAGATTCATAAGACTGGGTCGCCTGCGGCGAGAATCCTATGAAGAGGAAGAACTTAGACCATCGGAGATGGTTGTCCTGGCTTCTGATTCTTGGCTAAGAAGTCTGGCCAGAAACAGAGTGAGATACAGCGTCTCTATTGAAAACTACGTCTCCCTGTAAGCCGAAGAGTGCGTCAATCTCGCTACCTCTGCGTGCTGTCGCTAGAAGTAAAAGGCAGAGCGTTTCGCGCGTCAGGTTTATGAAGGCTAGCGGACTGTAGCAGTTCGAAACCAGTGGAGCATAGAAACTCCTGTACCAAAAGACTCGGACTTATGAACCCTATCTAGCCTATGGTCTCTCTGTGAAGAGAGACCCGTAATCTTATAATGCGAGCTAAGTAAGTCACACTGATAAGATTTGGGGGAAACATTGCCTAATTCGGGTAAGGCCTAGGATTAGGTCCATGTTCTATCTCGCACAGCGTGGACGGAGCCCAAGAGAGAACTGTCCAAGTTATGAACACGCCCCCCCTCTTTTCCTTTCCGCCTTGTCTCAAAAGACTTATGAGTGAGGAGGAAGGCCCCGTTTGCGAGAGTGTGACAGAATGTCACTGGTCTTTTTCAAAGAAAAGGATGAAGTTCTAAGAGGTAATCAAGCTCCAGAGAAGACAACCGTTGTCCTCAATGACTACGGGAGTGGCATCAGTGAGAACTATATATACCCCTGTCCCTACGTGGTGGCTTGAAAGAAAGAGGGCGAACTCCTGTTAAACCGGACGTGTAGCCCTCGCGGGAGCGAAGTACTGCTGAAGTTGTGTTTGAGTAAACAACAGTACAATAGCTGAAGCCGTAAGGCCGCAGCTTGAAAGTTAAAAAGATTGCCGGACTGGCCCGTGTTCAAAACAGTCACCCATCCCGGTAGTAACCGGGCCCAATGCTGCTTAACCTCGGTGGTCGGAACGAGACCGTGTTACAGCCTTTTGCTGTAAAACGAGAAAGTCTATGCCATGGCTGCAAGGAGGCGGGTATACTTTCCCTGTTGCAAAAGCAGGGGTGAAAAGTCGGGAGTATTGAAAACCTGATTGCCTGTTAGTTCTGTGTTAATCCAGCCCGCAATTGGGGAAGACACGTGCGGGTATCAGTAACCTGATCCGCTCTCAGACCATGCTCCTACCGATACCCATCCCGAGGGAGGGGTGCGTGAGTGTCTTATGAGTTTTCAGTTTCCCGATGACTGTATGGTTAGAGGCATTACGTGGAGCTAGTTCTGAAACCTTGAGAAGATATCTTCAAGGGAAGAGAACTGGCTTAGGGATAGAGGTGGCCTCTGTTTTGCCAAGGTTTCGTTAACTGGTACTTCAAGTGCTGGAAACCTGAAGTTGGATACCCGCTGAGGGTAAAGGTAAGTTGTACCCTCTTTCTGCCTTTGTGCGGAAGTGACTCAGCCTATATTGTCGCTAGAAAAGCGTGCAGAGAGATCTGAGTATGTATCCGAAGCTGAATCCCTGAAACTGGAGTTCCGTGATTCAGCCTTCTTTGAGCTTAATCCAGAGGAAAAGAGGGGTAGACGCGGTAGAGCCAGAAGCCTATACCATACTGTGACAAGTGTGACGTCGGTTCGATTGCTTAGCCGAGAAGGGTTGATATTTTGACTGGGCGTAAAACTGAGTACTATTCTGCAATGTAGGAGAGGACCCCCTAGCACATTGCAAATTTGTGCAAAATCCAGGGGCCGCCGCTGGTAAGACTACAGTAAGAGTGTAGCTTGTTAACTCGTGGGAGAAAAGGACCCTGAGGGGCGTGAAGTTGAATCCCTGAACCACAAGGAATGTGTTTCTATCTGTTATTGCCAAAAACATAAGTGTTCACTATCTTTTGCGTATGGGAAAAAAATCCCCAATGCTAAAAGCTTCTGTGCCGAACATAAGGGTCCCCACATGATGGTGTCCTTAGTTCTTTCCATAACCTCTTGAAGTAAAACGCTGAAACTTCCGAAGTTAATTGAGTCCTTCGTGTTGCCCGGCGATAGTCGCTGAAGTGCGACTGAAGCCATTTAACCTTAAACGAAGAGGCTTGTACGTTTGAAGCTAGCCATAAGCTGTCAGGGGCCTAGTCGAAAGTAAGAAGTAGCGACCGCTTTAGGCGGAATGCCGCTACCAGAAGGGGTAGGCTTCGCCCGAAATGTTCCGTCTGATAGGTTAAGGACAGTGGCTCGGTAAACCGAAAAGTTTTTGAGTCAGAATGTGCACCAGTTAGTTGGCCATGTTCTGGAGAGCTGATGGAAAACCAGAGCTTATGACTCTATGAGAATGCCAGCGATTCCGTAAACCGGAAAAGCTGTGTTTGCTTTAATAGCTTGACCTGTTTTCCGCCGCTTAGGCGAAAATTGGTGGCACTTAGCAGCTTCATCCGAGAAGGCGGAAATGGAGAGGTATGCAACTTCACCATAAGTGGAAGTACATACTCCCAATGCTGCCTAAGCCAGAGGGTACCTGAAACCCTATGTGTGCTTGCCTAGCTTCTCCATTATCTTGCCTAGTTGGAGGTAGTGGGTGGAAAGCTAAAGCAGTTTCCGGTTTCTTGCCGGAAGATGGGGAGGTATGCAACGTATCGTAGACGTGCGAACACTCCCCTGCTGAACACAAAAAGCAGTGAGTGCCGGAGTAGCTCCGCCTCTTACTTGCCACCTTAAGCCAAGCAACGGCTGACCAAGCAAGGAACCCTCTATGAAAGGAGAAGACTAAAGTGACTCGATGGTGACTTTATCTTGGATCCTAGACCCAGAGAGAAAGAAGACCCAGCCCGCGTGCACAGAGTGTGCAAAGAGACGCGCTGAGAGGCTCATCTGCTCA
It encodes the following:
- the LOC138959499 gene encoding tRNA-uridine aminocarboxypropyltransferase 1-like isoform X2, with the translated sequence MPLHSYQKRAAAATGISTATLRKLEGARREIRSEKVAAEGMVEDPFPDLAIDDPAFLDTTESRHKCKNCLKSRKFFCYTCCTPNPQIQDKLPRVKLPIKIDIIKHQSESDGKSTCPHAVVMAPEDVTVYTFPCIPDYDREKVVLVFPCKEARTLRDLALSYNSSNQSSIMTMPPGTSSADNDPVNTMINNTSSATTESGLHTPRPDQLHSSGYTDISTSSTYADLQTIWTNAYYPQAGPSANVQPTSTYSYLQTVLCQPQDLNNSGKRMAESQEDLVDVKRMRIVTPPFERAVFIDCTWNQTKNIITDERLKDLRRVQMHSHETQFWRCQEGLPTTFLSTIEAIYHFVREYHEDVLGATYLNEYDNLLFFFVYFYRKIRDKYQGGKGLKAYQRKIEVHDVTDIM
- the LOC138959499 gene encoding uncharacterized protein isoform X1, which gives rise to MAVHQAGMVEPAMMMMGIMDNHNAVAGVNYAAPRGPFPPPHAHAGVPITMPNHLPPQIQTQQAVPDTAIIQHLQQQQQQQQQQQQPVPVALIEVHPSGVSSVSHVQSSKPKKARKKKSVEDSDGNKPNIDSKLKKKKSAKDKPKSKPKKASGTGCEGTVSLLGKKGKTLDAQAREIALNVAEYFKREAELGRTLMPLHSYQKRAAAATGISTATLRKLEGARREIRSEKVAAEGMVEDPFPDLAIDDPAFLDTTESRHKCKNCLKSRKFFCYTCCTPNPQIQDKLPRVKLPIKIDIIKHQSESDGKSTCPHAVVMAPEDVTVYTFPCIPDYDREKVVLVFPCKEARTLRDLALSYNSSNQSSIMTMPPGTSSADNDPVNTMINNTSSATTESGLHTPRPDQLHSSGYTDISTSSTYADLQTIWTNAYYPQAGPSANVQPTSTYSYLQTVLCQPQDLNNSGKRMAESQEDLVDVKRMRIVTPPFERAVFIDCTWNQTKNIITDERLKDLRRVQMHSHETQFWRCQEGLPTTFLSTIEAIYHFVREYHEDVLGATYLNEYDNLLFFFVYFYRKIRDKYQGGKGLKAYQRKIEVHDVTDIM